From the genome of Streptomyces sp. NBC_01304:
CTTCGACCTGGGCGGCCACTCCCTGCTCGCGGCGGGGCTCATCGCCCGCATCCAGCGCGACTTCGGGGTCGAACTCAACGCCCGTACGCTCTACACAAAGCCGACCGTGGCGGGCCTCGCCGAGGAGATCGGGGGTCAGGCCGTGTCCGGCGCATCATGAGACGGCGCCGCACGGATTTCGGCTGCCGAGGCCGGGTGCGTACCGTGCGTCACGGGATACATTCCCGTTCATGGGCGGCGACGACGACTACCTGGACAAGAGCCCGGCTGCCGGGCGGATGGGGAAGGCCGCCGAGTACCTGGTCGCGGCCTCGTCGATCCTGGCCACCGGCGGCGAACTGAACGTCTCCACCTCCCTCGTCGACGACGAAGGGGTGGACCTCGTCTTCCACCGGCGGGGGAGCTCCGCGACGCTGGCCGTGCAGGTGAAGGCCCGCATGTCCACCGGGTCCCAGGTCCGGCAGGGCCGGCTGATGGCCTTCGTGCGGGCCCAGACGTTCCAGCCGCGCGGCAATCTGGACCTGCTGTTCATCGCCGTGGAGGTCAAGGAGGCGTCGATCATGGCGGCTTGGCTGATACCGAGTGAGACCTTCAGCACGATGGTGGGCGAGCCGAACAACCAGGGGCGCTTCAGGTTCTCGGCTTCGATCAAGCTCGAGTCGAAGGACCGCTGGACTCCGTACCGTGTGCCCGGTGTTGAGCTGCCGCAGCGGATTCTCGACCGGCTTGCCGAGCTGGAGCAGGGGGAACGGTCCCGAGAGCTGGGTTGAAGTTGAAGGGGTGCCTGTCTCGGCCGGGCGCGGCTATGCGAGCACCGTACGGAGGGTGCGTTCGCCGATGCCGTGCATCAGCGGGTTGTCCGCCGAGTGCGTCAGGAAGGCCAGGGACAGGGCGAGCGCCCAGCCACGGGCCCGCTCCCAAGTCGCGTCGTCCGCCCGCCCATAGGCCTGTCGCAGGGCGGCGCGCTGCGGCGCGGTGAACAGCATCCAGGCCACGGACAGGTCGGTGGCCGGATCGCCCGCGGTGATGTCCCCGAAGTCGATCACGGCGCTGATCTGCCCGTGGTCGACCAGGATGTTGGCCGGGTGCAGGTCACCGTGCAGCCACAGCGGCGGCCCGTCCCAAGCAGGCGTGGCAACGGCCGTCTCCCAGACGCGCAGTGCGGCTGCGCGGTCGGCCGGGTCGACGTGCGCCAGGGCGGTCAGGACGCCCTCGGCTCTTCCGGCCAGCGGAATGCCGCGAAACGCGTTGGCGGGCGCCTGCGAAGGGGCTGGGGCGTGCAGCGCGTCCAGGAAGCCGCCGAGTGCCCCCGCGCC
Proteins encoded in this window:
- a CDS encoding aminoglycoside phosphotransferase family protein — protein: MTVHRMPAAEVPVSVELVRRLLGEQHPDLADLPVAVLANGWDNLVCRLGEEFLVRLPRRALAAELVAHEQRWLPELAGRLPLPVPSPVRVGRPTAHYPWGWSVVPFLPGRIAARSELDDPWSGAGALGGFLDALHAPAPSQAPANAFRGIPLAGRAEGVLTALAHVDPADRAAALRVWETAVATPAWDGPPLWLHGDLHPANILVDHGQISAVIDFGDITAGDPATDLSVAWMLFTAPQRAALRQAYGRADDATWERARGWALALSLAFLTHSADNPLMHGIGERTLRTVLA